Proteins encoded by one window of Carassius auratus strain Wakin chromosome 8, ASM336829v1, whole genome shotgun sequence:
- the LOC113107010 gene encoding ETS domain-containing protein Elk-1-like: MESNPLISAMDPSITLWQFLLHLLDDQSQKHLISWTSGDGEFKLLDAEEVARLWGLRKNKTNMNYDKLSRALRYYYDKNIIKKVSGQKFVYKFVTFPDPNSADGLKGPEDSQRATTGEKLELSIQSKSNTGANTTNPCLSKSLQVQRSSPSSVQRSSRNDYMKSGLYSTFTIQSLQTPCKTASKFIKTEHVLSDNSPKPAHLDRTVHEMQMCQTEAQQGTAQVQSTMESSNLHVIVTHPSPCATPALSPQTPSGSVTATMNTQAQKSQNLGDPPQIYLSDPSSMTSLIPLAHGECVVNPSQPVFVVIKPLPVGLAKESSLTPEEDLLEIVDLDDKTDVEPVSTVPVSGVTDAPISVDAPSPSVEPVAQPVGEGEVKEKPELPEDTNTASASLPASTQEVQPPKSKKPRVLELPSSSTLLPPGLSLDKVNAAVNSLLASGSATNTLTPTVITSHALTPVLLTPSPLPSTIHFWSTLSPIAPRSPAKLSFQFPANGSNQIQIPALSVDGLSTPVVLSPGPQKP, translated from the exons ATGGAGTCGAACCCGCTGATCAGCG CAATGGATCCGTCCATTACATTGTGGCAGTTCCTGCTACACCTGCTAGATGATCAGAGTCAGAAGCACTTGATCTCTTGGACATCTGGGGATGGGGAGTTCAAACTGCTGGATGCCGAGGAGGTGGCCAGACTCTGGGGGCTGCGCAAGAACAAAACCAACATGAACTATGATAAACTTAGCAGGGCACTTCGTTACTACTATGACAAG AATATTATTAAGAAAGTTAGCGGCCAGAAGTTTGTCTATAAGTTTGTGACCTTTCCGGACCCCAACTCTGCTGATGGACTGAAAGGACCTGAGGATTCCCAGAGGGCCACTACAGGGGAGAAATTGGAGCTGTCCATTCAGAGTAAATCTAACACAGGTGCTAACACCACCAACCCATGTCTCTCCAAGAGCCTGCAGGTTCAGCGCTCCTCCCCTAGCTCAGTGCAACGCAGCTCCCGAAACGATTACATGAAGTCTGGTCTCTACTCCACTTTCACTATTCAATCCCTACAGACGCCCTGCAAAACTGCATCCAAATTCATCAAAACGGAGCATGTCCTGAGTGACAACAGCCCCAAACCTGCTCATCTGGACCGCACAGTGCACGAG ATGCAAATGTGTCAGACAGAAGCACAGCAGGGAACTGCTCAGGTGCAGTCGACTATGGAGAGCAGCAATTTGCATGTGATAGTGACCCACCCCTCCCCATGTGCTACACCTGCCCTCAGCCCACAGACGCCCTCTGGATCTGTCACTGCAACCATG AATACTCAAGCACAGAAGAGCCAGAATTTGGGTGACCCACCCCAGATCTACTTGTCCGATCCCAGCTCTATGACCTCGCTCATTCCTCTAGCTCATGGAGAATGTGTTGTCAACCCTTCTCAGCCTGTATTTGTGGTCATAAAACCTTTGCCTGTTGGACTGGCCAAAGAGTCCAGCCTCACGCCTGAAGAAGACCTGCTGGAGATTGTCGATTTGGATGACAAAACAGATGTTGAG CCAGTGTCCACAGTGCCTGTCTCTGGAGTTACAGATGCTCCAATCTCTGTGGATGCTCCATCACCCTCCGTGGAGCCAGTGGCGCAGCCTGTTGGAGAAGGGGAGGTGAAAGAAAAGCCTGAGTTACCCG AGGACACCAATACTGCATCAGCCTCCCTCCCAGCAAGCACGCAGGAAGTCCAGCCTCCTAAATCAAAGAAGCCACGTGTGCTGGAACTGCCATCCTCGTCTACGCTGCTACCCCCTGGACTCTCGCTGGATAAGGTCAATGCAGCGGTGAACAGCCTTCTGGCTTCTGGCAGTGCCACAAACACCTTAACACCCACAGTCATCACCTCCCATGCCCTG actCCAGTGCTGTTGACACCAAGTCCGCTGCCATCAACCATACACTTCTGGAGCACACTCAGTCCAATCGCTCCGCGCAGCCCTGCCAAGCTCTCCTTCCAG TTCCCCGCCAACGGAAGCAATCAGATCCAGATCCCAGCACTGAGTGTGGACGGCCTATCCACACCTGTCGTTCTCTCCCCTGGACCACAGAAACCATAA